The window AATAACAGGCTTTGCCTCAAAATCATCGATGGACTTTTTACGAGGTGCGCGTGCAACACATACGAGAGCTCCTCTCTCACTGAGGGTTGGATCATATAGTATGTGAGTCCCTCCTTGTTTCTTGTCCCCAACAGTAGCAAGGACCTTCAGAAACAACGCATGGAAATTTTAGTGGGAAAACCATTCACTCGCAAAAAttgaggaagagaagaagaaaaaaaaaaaagaaaaaaagggaaaaaatagaaGAGGTGAAGGAATAACAATAAAAGCTAAGCCTACAAATATTAACAATGTACAGTTCAAAACCCTTAGTAACGAAAACAGGAAGAAAAGAACATGCatgaataaatgaatgcatgcatgcatacatacattaaggtaatgCTAACGATCCCACCTTtatggggatgttagcaaaatCCCCAAAAGCTTTTAAATGACACTTCGGATAGTAAGGTAATGGTAACAACTCCCACCTTCAAGGGGACATGAGCAAAATCTCCAAAATCTTTTAAATGATATTTTGGATAAAAAATCATCACTAAGGATTGTCCATTTGTTCTATAGAACTGCCAGTAGGCCATGATGCAAATATCTTACTGATCAGCTGATTCTTACCATTTGATCAATAGCttaaaaatggacagtcaaggtGGAGCCaagaaaaataggtccaatcacaATCTTTGAACATCTATTCAGTAGGACCTACCATGGATGGCTTGTGATTCCAAAGAATCAGTTTTGTTAGATgccaatcattaaaaaaatgtatGGTCGTGACAAAATGcctcattcaaagggttaggatcttccaattgggATAATTTTCACACCATGACTGCCCCCTACTAGTATGAATGAATAGACAGTTCATATTGATGATGGCGCCATTGCCATTTCACACACTaagaaaaagggggggggggggggggggggtgggcgcGCTTCACCTGATTGAGCTTTCCATGCCAATAACATTGCACGACACTGCATGTTGGTGATATTCCCACTCTGGATACAAGTTCGAGCTTTTTCCGGTCATAGAAACACAGCAAACCTCCACTTGTGCCCTCTCTTTCAACAGAGGTTCCAGTAAAGATAAGTTGTTCATCGGGACTGAGGGCAACGTTTGTCTGAGCATAATTATTTGGCAGGTCTTCAAATACTTGAAGGGGCCTTTTCATTTGCCGCAAATCCCAAACCTAGACACAAATTTCCATATGTGATATTGACAGAGTGATAAAATCTACCAGCATATTTTCAAGACAATGAGAAGAAATCAACAAACAAAACTAGACTACCTTTAGTGTACCATCGGTGCTTCTTGACAAAAGAATCTGTCCATCACTAGAGAACTTGAGTCCGGTTATATCATCCTCATGACCTTTCTCAACATGTATATCTGGTCTGCTTCCCCATCCAGGCTTGATGTTCCATATCTGTAAAAGATGTGGTCCAGTGAATGGAAATGATGCAAAAAAGGTCTGATAGGGTTCCAACTTTCCAAATAAATGGTGACTATTGCAGTTCATGCATTCCATAATGAATTAATCAGACCAAAGCTTCCACTCATAGTTTATCAATGGTAGAGGAAAGTGAAAAGGCAGGAACAAATACCTGTATGGAACCATCTCCAATACCACCAGCAATGTATTTTCCATCATGATTCCATGCACATGTGGTAACTGGTACTCTTCCTGGCCTTGCCAGCTTGGGTTTGATGACCTATCAATGAAATGATTCATTAGATTTAGTTTGGAATATCGGATATTCATTATCTTGCAAATGAAGCACTTCAGTAACACCATAATTCAATTTCTTCTTAAGCAAGCTCACAACTGCAGCAATAGACCCCTGATTTCACAGTTTTGAATGTAACAACCAATGTGGACAATTATTTTGACAACTCTACGAATCCAGtactcatcttcatcttcagtGAAAGTAAGAAACTGAAAAGGTACCATAAAAATGCTTTCCATGAAgtaaattttatttctttttcatttataagtttatttttatttcttactaataTAAAGCAGATTAATAAGCAGCCACTAGGCATCCATCAAGTGATGAGACCCATAAATAACTTATATAAAATTAGGAAGAAGAAATGGATATCTCAGATATTAGCTCAAAATGTCAAGAAACAATGAGGAAATCAATTCCATGAAAGGGTATAATGTAGGatcattttcacaccaggctcgagtggggttgcctgtgggatacagaggcacactcagggtgggcggcccgtgtgaggcaggtggctcgtgtgaggcgggtggcttgcgTGAGGCGgcactcatgtgatttggggcccacgaggggggttcggccgaggtcccaactcatgagatgtggggcctgagctatgagataaagggattaatttgccatgctctatcagttcgagcttttagaacaaatggttaattgtcatgcatcaacttggtatcagagtgggaggtctcgtgttcgagactcctcaccgggggtgattaatgcaagggcattttcacaccaggctcgagtggggttgcctgcgGAATGCAGgtacacactcagggtgggcggcccgtgtgaggcggcacccatgtgatttggggcccacgaggggggttcggctgaggtcctaacccatgagatgtgaggcatGGGGtatgagataaggggattaattcgccatgctctatcaattcaagcttttacaacaagtggttaattgtcctacatcaaggTATCTTAGCAAGAGCATTTTCTTTCAGAAACTACATCAAGATCTTCCCATCTCATGTAATTGGAAAATCTTACCTTAATGAATTTTCAGCTCCTAAACTCCTACTAAGACCAGAGAAATAAATGTGAACattgctcttttttctttttcaaccaATGGGATCAGTCCAATTTCAAATTTTGTGAACATTGAATTCACAAAGTAGCATCAGTTGGATGAAAACATACAGACCTGTTTCTGACTTTTGAAGTCAGATACATCCCATATACGCAGTGATCCATCCTCCGAGGATGTTAAGATTGTCTCCTTAGCTTTTGGGTGCCACTCTCCACAAGTCAATCCTGAGATATGCCCCTTGGTATTCTTCAAGTCACGAATGTACATGTCTCCCTTTACGAATTCACCCAAAGTAAGCCCATCACGGTCATAAATCTGAGATGTAAAGGAAAACAAGGTCATGAGTGATGAGTAATGCAGACCAGAGCTTCTAAGCATTGAGTGATTCCACAGGGGAAGCATATGCACAAACATATAGATATAAGTATACATGCATATGTACACACATTTATAATAGTGATAACAACAACAATACTAAAAAAAGGGAAGCAGCAAAGTAGCACCTTTGCCTGTGCTGAACCTGTTACACACAGAAACCGGTCTGCGGTTGGACTCCAACTTAAACTACGGACTTGGTGTCCTTCAAAAGGTTCCAGCTGTCTGAATGATGCCAACCGGGAGTTCATTCCTTGGAAATCATACATGCGAACGGAGTAGTCATAGCTGCCAGAAAGCACCCTAGATCCTGAATGATCAACAGCAAGGGCAGAGACAACCTGCCAAGAACATAACCAGCCAATTCAACCTCAAGACACTACCATCAATTAAAGACTCCATAGAAATAAAACCTTAATCACATAGTTCAAGACAATGGACAATTTCAATAATTTATAGATATATACCATTTAGTTAGAATGAtctctatcttttcttttcttttcttttcttctttgttttcacCACAAATATTCGGTAAACATTTTTAGCTGAATATTAGAGAAAAAAATGGTGCTAGTTATTGATAAAGCACCCACAATACGACTAAATTTATGCATTTTGATGTGGGGGATGGGTGTCTGCAGGAGAAGAAGAGCCCATAGGAAGACagaatagagaaaagagagatcTAAGCACAACTTTCAGACATGTTTAAGAGATGTCTAGGGTTTTCGTTTCACCCTTTGCAAGAGAGTATctctggaaaaagaagaaatccacTTCTTTTTTATTCCATCATGAATTGAGATACAGCACTCATGCATTCGAGGTATATAACCCCAGACAAAGCAAAACCTACCTGAAATATCAGCACTTAACATTGCCTAATCTCAGACCTTACTGTAGCATGTTATATTTCAATATTATGCAACTCACTACTACAGCAAGTACTGTAACAAGTACTACAGCATTATCTAGAACCTTCTAATagtgaacctaaaattgaaaccCAACTGCAAACCCCTATTTGACAAAGATGATAACAAAAATTCTTTCAATGGTACAAATGGAAGTAAGAACCATAATTGGGATCTAGGACCCATAATATGGGCTTTTGGTAGTTGAGAACCTATTAGTGGGAAGCAGATtagcaggtgtaccacacaccaccgacctcggtggtgtattgacgtcaccaagttctatgggccccaccatgtggtatgtgttatatcaaaaccgtccgtcca is drawn from Magnolia sinica isolate HGM2019 chromosome 5, MsV1, whole genome shotgun sequence and contains these coding sequences:
- the LOC131245743 gene encoding uncharacterized protein LOC131245743, whose protein sequence is MDEEADIYEGMRAQFPLSFGKQTKAPTPLEAIHNTTRRTLESPPPPVSNKTIPSLSSSSKSWLNDFRNPNPNSRPRNPGLDTHSSDLRNPSSVPAAAGPSVPEARELETFNADEDGDDGVMIGPPRPPLDSTESDSDDDSDDESDGELENSYRIPFSNEIVLKGHTKVVSALAVDHSGSRVLSGSYDYSVRMYDFQGMNSRLASFRQLEPFEGHQVRSLSWSPTADRFLCVTGSAQAKIYDRDGLTLGEFVKGDMYIRDLKNTKGHISGLTCGEWHPKAKETILTSSEDGSLRIWDVSDFKSQKQVIKPKLARPGRVPVTTCAWNHDGKYIAGGIGDGSIQIWNIKPGWGSRPDIHVEKGHEDDITGLKFSSDGQILLSRSTDGTLKVWDLRQMKRPLQVFEDLPNNYAQTNVALSPDEQLIFTGTSVEREGTSGGLLCFYDRKKLELVSRVGISPTCSVVQCYWHGKLNQVLATVGDKKQGGTHILYDPTLSERGALVCVARAPRKKSIDDFEAKPVIHNPHALPLFRDQPSRKRQREKALKDPLKSHKPDLPVTGPGFGGRVGSTKGSLLTQYLLKQGGMIKETWMEEDPREAILKYADVAAKDPKYIAPAYQDTQPEPVFAKSDSEEEK